tttttctttttttttaaatgactgtcGATTTGACTCCAGGATGGGGTGACCAGTTGATCTGGTCTCAGACGTATGAGGAAGCGCTCTACTGGGCGAGGTCCAGGTAAGAAAATGATGACATGAATGGGAATGCTGACCCGACTGACTGATTGAGTCTTTCGTTCAGGAACAAGCCCTTGATGGTCCTCTTTCACCTGGAGGACTGTCCACATTCTCTGGGTacgtttgttggtttgtttgagCCATTTGGAAAACGTTTTAGAACCGAATCAGGTTtcaactgtttgtttgttcttgCAGCACTGAAGAAAGTGTTTGCAGAGGACAACGAGCTCCAAAAACTCCTGGACGAGGACTTCATTGTACTCAACTTGATGGCAGGTCCCATATTCACATTTTCATTGTTGGCGGAGCTTCTGGTTCTGCATGAAATCTagtgacattttcttttctttttttttctccccccccccccccacacacagtaTGAAACCACAGACAAACATCTATCCCCTGATGGACAGTATGTTCCCAGAATCATTTTTGTTGGTAAGACTTATTTATGGCAATGAGTGGAGCATGTTCATTTCATTTGatgttaaagggacagtgtgatACACTAGTAAGTTCAATAATATGCCAAAAAAAACCATTCCCAATGTACATTTTCTTAGAGGTAGGTTTGCGAAGTGTGGCCTCTCTGTACTGTAAGCATGTACTTCGAACGGTCATTGCATTTCATTAGCTCACCACGAGAGGGCattcaacaatacacactgacCCTTTAAGAATGAGATTTGCaacactttctttctttcttttctctttctgtctttgtttctatctttttttctttcttgttattcttttttgttcaattctttCCATTTGTTTCTTTGTCTCTCTCACAGATCCATCGATGACGGTGAGGGCTGACGTCACCGGTCGCTATGCGAACCGCATGTATGCCTACGAACCGAATGACATCAAACTCTGTGAGATGAAAGCCCGCTAGCGAACGTTCAAATTTACGTGAGGAACATTGAATGTAACTGTCCTTCTCCTCTGTTAGTGATAAGCAACGTGAAGAAGGCCAAGAAACTCCTCAAGTCTGAGCTTTGAGCCCGAGGACAACGGAAGCTCCTCTTTCTTACACATGTTCAACCACATTGTCtttcaaataaatttgaaaatgtttaggatttggtctttttttatttttttattaactgaAGTGTAATCAGTGATACCGTCGGTCCCTGTTTTGAGTCTTAAATCAGTCAATGGGGGATGGCAGGACAAAAatggaaagaaacaaaatatatattcattgaCTAAAAAACTAAATGAAGCAATCGAACACTGTGGCATCAAATAAAGTGGAAGACTCGGTGAAGTGTTATCCGAGCAACAATTTGAGTGTGGGGTGCTGGATGATTATTGCTTCTTTCAACATTACTGGTGGCGTCCCCAACAAAGCGCAATTAATTAACCTGGCAACCCATCTGTTACCTCTCcgcagtaatttggtcgggaaaggcGGAACAATCTGAACCATAAttggagctgattggacgatgtgacGTTCTACACgtctgttttaaccaatcacggccatgggtgaaaatgtcgtcttgtcGAAGgcgggaaaagcacgaacatcttatcagctagaaatgcacaaagcgcctctcgccgttcgacattcaacaaggaaacggtgagtcaacCTGTGAGAACACAATTCATTGTagcgtccatgttgggtttgtttgtttgtttgttagcgccGGCGtgggcgctggcttcctggtttcgtcacagttgcacatcccgccccccaaacagaatgtcgctctgtgattggtccaaaccaccagtggtttgggaacggcggttatcagcgggagcggtacaagatgaattctccagagtttgtcaactcacaaataccgccagaattcatcttgcgacgCAGGCCATGAAAATTATTGTCCTATGAGGTAGAATTGTTCAATTTGAGGAAGATGGAAACTGACAAACGGCAAAAATAATCATACAAGATATTTCACTCCTTCAGTGTTTTATTGTGGTTTGACAGTACAAAGTCTCATATGGTTGATTTACAGAATCATCAGTGCAGCTCGGACACACTTGCTTATATTTACAGAAGTCATGCAAAAGGCCAACTAAAAACCGGATGCAGTCAGAAGCATGACAAGCTGGTCGAGTCTCACCACATATTTtctcacaaacacgcacacacctttCACTCCTCACAGAACTCTCAGACAAATAATAATTCACTCAGTTGTATTGTGCAGATTATTGCATTCAGTGGGACACGTCTTAAATTagcaattgtacaaaaaaaaaaaaaagagagagcatcGTCTAGCTCGGTTCATACTTTCTCAATAAACAGCAAAAAGTTCCAAACATAAATTGGTCTTATACGGTAGATTGTTGTGACATAAAAGTTCCGTGTAAGAAACACAAACGGATTCCCCAAAACACATGACAGTTGGTGTGGTGACAAGacactataataataaaaaattcaattagCATTGCCGCGTATTTACAGGTAAAAGCCAAATGAAGGTCCAGACTAGATGGACGTTTCACAGGAACGCACTGGGATTCGCTCGGGGATCCTTCTGGTTCCTGTAGCGGTATGTGAGCCACACGCCCACAATCTGACAAGgggacacaaaataaaacaaaacaaaacatgttttgacaacaatatgttctatgcagcgccactggtctaaatacatattgtgcttttgtacattacagcaatactCATAAACgtcctccaatctctaataagacttcatattgaggcacacattgagttcctccacatattgactcggtttatagaagggccaaaacatgcctttggaaaattaaactgcaccaaaaaactagccaccagagggtgctagaactgcacaaatcaacccgactttttttttttttaacagatgtgctgcttttaatattgtgacatgacgacgacgatatattgtggcagttttaatatcacgatattgcatggaagtgggcgtggatactaagttcaatgtctgtcccattgaaaatgaatggggaaaatgttgatattaaatgtgaaattgtgcaaatactgtaagtaatgtggaatcagatgaggtgtgaatttttgaagctagttgaaatttgaacagtgtaaattggaagtattatgtgggagttgttaggtggcaaaaaagtgtggagactaaaaatcacaataacgtgtATATAATGTCAATGATATGATATGTGTCTGGCACAAATGATTTCAAATCCAAGTGGTATTAATGAAACAATTGGTTTTGAATTTCAAGGTTGACTAGAGCGTAATAAGGACAGCCATGTTTGTTCCGAATGTGGGTGAAAGCTGACCTCGGTGAAGCTGAAAAAGAGTCCAGTCCCGCCTACAAAACGCAGGACTTCATCGGCGTGTTCCTGGATCTTACCGGCACACGGCAAACACGAGTGATTGGGGAAACAGGCCTGCAGGAGGACACAAGAACAAACgctcacaaaactgacagctgacTTGAGTCAACGGCTGTTTCGTATTTCAAAAGTCTTTGATATGATATTGTCCAAACTAGGACGTTCAAGAAGCAGCGATCAAACCTACGGCATCACAAGTGGCGTTGAGGTCAAGCTGTCGGAAGCCGCAGCAGTTGAGGCTCTTTTCCACGTCCCTCTGCGTGCTACGGGAGTTGTTCCAGCCCACCTCCAGCAGATGATCCTGGGTGAGCGTTTCACATGAATCAAATATGTAAGAGAACGTTCAGATTCTTTGTCAAAAGACCATTTATTGGtctttttgaacaaacaaaaacaaaacaaaatcaacttccacatatgacttttcatttgtgtcatatttgatacatccggtcacaatgctttaaaatcatacatttataactgtcaaaaatataatcataataataataataaacaagcatatcaaacattttagtatttccaaaaatcaggaaGAACATTTCCCATTATTAACTctttaccgccaaaaacgtttaatgtcGTATACCAAAGTCAtgatgaatgccgccataaacgttaattgacgtttactacatttttttaaaatcaattaacaATCAATCAACCCACTaatctatggccagcagatggcagcattgtatctcttttcaatgggctcacatgtagcaaattacaatgaaatatgacCAATATGATGAAATAGAAAATGTTCAACGAtaacatgaatgatcaaagcattaaatataattcacagagcgtcactaaacaaaaaaatattcatgtcaAAGTCATTGTTATGCAGAAAATGTCTTTTCTCATCTTTTCccttttcgctcaatgtcactcaaatgacctattttcaaatggtgattactaaagaacggaataaggtagaaacatactttttttttttctaataaaagaatggaatgcaatcttcCATGTTTATGTAATCCTAGCACAcagtattctgtttgccttgaaagatgagttgaaatgctcgaaatcggctggcggATTTAccatgcaatgcatgtgtcagatcataaaCGTCAAGGttttaatggggggaaaaatgatTCTACTCATGAAATAAAGGGCTCAAACTGTcttgaatgtaatatcatacGTTTGGCTTTAAAGTggtattttgatataaaaaggCGGCAGTGAAATGTAGAAGCACATatggacaaacaaacattgCTTTAGGAAACCAGATTGCGCCTGCGCTGCTTCCGTGTGAACAGGGCCTAAGACAGATTTGAGAACAATATTTGAAGGAAGTGACCTTGTGTCGATATAgaaaaagttttagatctttgagtccAGCTGGCGAAAAATGGCAAAGGCAAAAGTGTTCCGTTTCTATTTTTCTTCAGTATAATTTGACCAAGATTGTCAGTCATGTTTTTCAGCAGGTCCGACCTTGTAAGATCCCGATGAGAACTTTCTTATCTCACAGAACGAGTCTTTGGACTTTCTCATCTCACCTGTTGCTCTTTGTTGATAGCCAGACAGGCACTGGAAACAGAGAACTGCACGATAAACACCATGAACAAGATAATCATGTACTAAGATTCACAGTCAAGGAACAAAACGGTTCAAAAACGGCATCTGTGTTGACTTCAAGAAAGTGATACAGAGCACAGCTCTTAGCACACAATGAAATTTGATCCTGCGCGAGGTCATATTGCACAGCTACAATTAATGGAAACGTTTCCAAAACACTGAAGAAGTACAAAGAGCATCCAGTGTTCGGAAAACATGGTTGGTTAAATACAAAAGGTTTTCAGTGGCAAAAAGAATTTTCTTAAAGCCTGAACTCAAATCCGTttggcagccaatcacagatccTTCATCCATAGTGCCTGCTCATTATGCTAATTACTTGTTGAATGAAGCTctgttctaaatatacatttgagGATATTATTTATGATGTCGTGTTCTGTAAAAACTGCAGTTGTTGAGATGACCTGAAGAGCGGCGCCGATGAAGTAAATGAAGCAAAGTACGGTAACAAATTAACAATGCAGTGAAGTGATTTCTTACAAGAGGAGCTTTGTGTGCGGAACGGCATTTTGTGCGCTTGTCATTCCATTCCAACACAGAAGAAACAATTTTGTGTGAACCAATAACAGACGAGGGTGGTGTATCCCAACAAGAGGGTTCCAAAATAAGGCAGTGTTTTCATTCCGCTATTTCGGTACCTAACAACTGAAAAATGTTCAATTCAGAAGTCAGAAGGAACATcgacaataatttttttttttttttttaaaaggggcTGGCGGAGTGATTTCAGACAGCGAGAAAAACATCCCTGTACTTCCTGGTTCTTGGTCATTCTAAATATGGGCAAGCTTGTACTTGGGCGCTGTGATGCTTGTTTGCTGAAGGAGAACTGACTCCCATTTTGGAGCAAAGGTGGAGCCAACGACGTGCCGGCTGCCAGCCATGTCAAGGATACGAAGAAGAGAAGGACTTGGTGGTGCTTCATGGCACCAATGAGGCCAGCCAACGCCACGAAGAAGAGGAAGACGCCCACTCCGATGACGCCACCCACCACCTGGAAACTGGACACCAGACCGAACCATTTCCCCCATGCTGCGATTCCGATCATCAGCAGGCTCACCATCTGCAGGATACAGGAACAAGCGCAGTCCGAAAACCTTTGGCAATTGTGAGACAGGAACATGGAAAGTCAAACACCATTAAGGTCATACAATCGGGAATTTCATGAATAATATATTAGCAGCAAAGCTGATTTATTTTCGCCTGCATTCATCAATCAGACTCTCCAACAAAATTATtgctttttttggtcatttttcagtagaaaacaaaacgtattatCGAAGCAAGGCTCAAAATAAGACTAACATTAACCGtcactttatttttcttttccatttcATGATACATTCACTCCTGAGATGCAATAACCCAAATGTCATGTACTTATCGTGTCACAGGTGGTGAAAAGCTTTTGAACGAGAAGCTTTCAGTTCACTTAGCGCTAAAAATAGCATCTGAAGGTAACACAAGCAATTGAAAGTCACTTGAGGTAAACATTATGCAACTCCTAAAGTGTCTTTCTGGATGTCTCAGTCATTGAATTGCAATATTAGAATAACAAAAGAAAACGaggcaaaattagtcaaatgtGTGATAGTGACAATAGAATACGAAAGGAAATGTTGTTTTTGCTCTAGAGGTAACATAGCAACAAAATTGTCCCATATAATGTGGCTAACCTATTTTCTACgacacaattattattttagtccCCCATAtttgtctattaaaaaaaagtaacatttttgtttctttaccaCCCTGTTCCATATGTTTCCCAAGAGCAATAATAACGTTCCCAAGTGAATTTGACTGTTTATATCCCAATATTAACTTCCTGACATTTGATTGCAAATAGGTGAAAGGAGCCATTTTAATTGTATAAAATCTtgaattttaaaacatgtcaGTGTGACCCACAAACAGCTTCTGCTCTATTGCATCCTTGCGTGTGAGGGTTCCAGGCCTGCACCTTCCTCGCTCCTGAGCAGGTGCAAAGTCCACAACAAGAGTTCAGGTGACGTCATAACGGAGCTCCCTTTGAACCCAGCAGCCAAGTGGCACAGCAGATACAAACGTCATGCAGCTGTTTATTAGCTTCCAGATTGCTCAAGTTTTTTCTCTCTCCGTGGCTCAGGCAAGTCACGTGTCATTTGTAACGCGTAACGAGATTCTGATGTGATTTCTAGCAAAAGATCCGACCTGCATTGTATCTTAGGAGCAAATTCTATCGAAAATAAGATTGCAGACGAAGATAATTAGACAGGAAATCCTCTGGAAATTCAGTAAAAAGGGCGACGGGAGGAAATGACGCTGATTCTGCTACTGCACTGTAACAGCAAGCaagatgctttttttgtttgtttgttttttcttcttgagTCATACTGAGCATCTGACAAGGTTCTGCGgtgaataattcattcattcattcagttcGTGCGTGGCCTGATCACAAGATGTTTTCCATTCCTACATTTACTCTTTTTCCAAGGGATGAAACGCACATCGTTGGAAACTTCCGCGATTTAGTCATAAGTCAGACATAATAATCCATATGGTGCAGTGTGCAATGTTGGATACTCACAACAAAAAGGATGTTGAGCGCGCACAGGGAGTGTTTGGAGCAGGTGAATCCAGCGCAACCCATTTTGAACAATAGATCAAACTAATCAAGAAATAGGAGGGACAagtatttcaaaatatattcTATATCAACAAAAGGGGAATTTTTCAGCAGCGATGGAAGGCAAACCAGCAGAACATCCAACCGAGAAACGATGCTCAGCCTGACGTTGCCTTGAAATGGGAGTGGATGGGAGAAGGCAAGAAACGGAAGTGGTACGGTtactttccaaaataaaatattaaacgtgttcaaaatcatatttttacaaagctttatataaacaaatataatgTATGTCACATTGTAAACAAGACAAGATTAAATCacaattcttattttatttttttgtaagattcattttatgtatatatttaatcAATATATTTATTGCGGGTGGCACGGTGTGAGTGGTTAGAACGTCTGCCTCCCaattctgaggacttgggttcgagtccaggctccggccttcctgggtggagtttgcatgttctccccagtcttctcccacattccaaagacatgcatggcaggttaattggctgCTCCCAATTGTTCCGAGGTGTGctggtgagtgtggatggttgtttgtctctgtgtgccgtgcaattggctggcgaccagttcagggtgtacctcgcctactgcccgaagccagctgggaatCTGGGATAgaccccagcacccccccgcgacccttgtgaggaataagcggtcaagaaaatggacgaATTgatatttattgtgcaattatgTTCGGGGTTTTTTCTCCCGTCAAATTGAgtgcttttatttttcagaTAGAGCCTATTTCCGGTTTTAATGCGCGTTAACTCGACGCCATGACAGAGTATGACTCGAACAGGGCGGAGCATCCAGTCCGCTTGTACTGGCGACCTGACAGGCCTGTTATTGTTATTTCCTTCAAATATCCATTAAAATAGCAAACGTACATGAGCGAAACATGTCTCCATCACTACGAGTCGCATAGAATCCATCGGGTTCAGATTGGGAGGCAGACAAAGCATGCAGATATTCTTGCTTTAATATatcttggatggatggatgggtgacaATTGTGCCTAATTTAAAACATATCTGATAGAGGAAGTAATAAAGTACAAAGACTGTACGTAAGTAGTTTTACTGTTACTCCCAACTCcataatttgttaaaataaaatagttactTTTTTAAACCTCCATAGATGACAacaccatgtaaaaaaaaaaaaaaagacatcaaccTTGGGTGAGATCCTGCATGAATAGAATCATTGTTTATGCACAAACTAATTGACGTCAGTCGCCTTGTGACAACAGtgacaattaaatgttcttccactagatggcagaagataCATACTCTCATGGAactgcgtttttattttgtccaatATCTTGTCTCAATCAAGGTTGAGTTGGGAAATACTGTTCCTAATTTGTCCTATTCAGTGAAAGGCGAATTAGAAGCTGTCcaagcaataaaaaaacaaaaacaatacaatactAATAGGATGTACACATGGCAGTCACATCTTCACTGAGCAGGATAATGTGTCAGTAAACACAGGCTTgatgtcttttatttatttatgaaagatctttttacatatataaccatttcaatttcaaatcaCTTAATAAAGGAGACAATTGACAGAAATTATTCTTTCCATTGCAAGGCAACTTTTACAAGATGAATCTATGTTATAAAACATGTCTGAATGGAAGAGACAACACAAGCAAGTGGTTGGACAGTATGTGACTTCCTTTTATGTTTCATGCATTATCTAACAGTCTTAGTATTTTTTTGCATGGACTGTATACAGATCCAATAAAGTATTTACCATCGTATGCCTCCCCCCTTTTTGTGTTAATGGTATGATCCAGGAATGGCTCATCCTTCTCAAGcacatttttttggtttgtttttttttgcaccatccCTTTTGAGAAGAGTTCTTACTAGAATTGGAGAAGAGTTTGTCCACATCGACTGAAGAGATCATAAATAATATCGGAGCAGAATTTCAGAATGTCTAACAAGGGTCAACTTGCAGCATCTGAGAGGAAACTTTTGCAACTGATTGAAGCTGGTGAGTAGAACTTTTGCACGTTTTCACGgtacttccattttttttatattaaacattttgttaCTATCATATATATGATATCAATATGATGAGGATGAACATGAACACTAAACATGCATTGCTTCTGCTGGCATCGATTATATGCCAATTTCACTGATTGTAGTATGTAGCAGTGATCTTTTTAATAGAATTCTTTTTGTAGaatacaacagcaacaacatttgaaatgtaatttCCTCCAACTTTAAGCCCCTGAATGGAACAAGCAACACTTGCTATTTCCTCATTATTATCCGTAGCAGTATTCAAATGGAGTCCTTACACATGagctaaaaatgtgaaaatagggGGAATTCATTGCTTATCACCATCACTAGAACATAATATCTGAACTCAGAGCAGTGCATATGATTCTCTATTCATTATCCGTGCCTTATATATTGATTGTTATTGAATTTTTACGTGGATATCATTTCTTACTCCtggactggctggcaaccagttcagcgtgtaccccgcctacttccccaagccagctgggataggctccagcacccccacgaccctagtgaggaataagaTGGATTATGGATGGATGTGGTTGTAGTAGCGGTAGTAATAGTAGTCTCAGCATTGTAAATGATTCATGTTGTACATAGTGTATAAATTCAACGCTTGTTTTTGGTCTGTAGGTGATGTGCAAGAAGCGGCCCAAATACTTACAAGTGAAGATGTTCGAATCAACTGTTTGGACGAGgtactgagagagagagagagagattgattTATGGCAGCCATTGTAAAGAAGACATATGGAGTTGACTGATGAGAGCTTTTTGACAATAAATAGAATCCTTCAAGCCACCTGTCTGTCACAGGTGACAGAGGCCTCACGACAACTCccacattgacaaaaaaaacattatgctAAGATTTTTACTAATCAGAGTGATGCCGAACATAATTGAGTTTCCTTTGTAAAATGTGTGAGGAACTTGGAAATGGTTTTATTGGTTGAAAACGACACGTTTCACCACTCTTGTTTCTGTCCTTTGTTTCAACAAGTGCGGGATGACTCCACTGATGCATGCGGCCTACAAGGGCCAATCCGATTTGTGTTGCCTGCTGCTGCAACACGGGGCCGACGTCAACTGCAAACAACACCAGTACGGATACACGGCTCTCATGTTTGCTGGCTTGTCaggtaaaatacaaaacaaaaatggaactGCTGAATGCTTTAACAGTGTGGAGATAGCTTATGATtatgaaatgtgaaaaaaaaagatttttttttctattttattaatgaaaattgtttttgcattttagttttcatcattttcatttttgtttgttagtaATAATAAGCTTGCTGTGTACAC
This portion of the Festucalex cinctus isolate MCC-2025b chromosome 19, RoL_Fcin_1.0, whole genome shotgun sequence genome encodes:
- the agr2 gene encoding anterior gradient protein 2 homolog encodes the protein MIKTSMSLLLVLVAVSLTFGKYTPKTGKRIPQTLSRGWGDQLIWSQTYEEALYWARSRNKPLMVLFHLEDCPHSLALKKVFAEDNELQKLLDEDFIVLNLMYETTDKHLSPDGQYVPRIIFVDPSMTVRADVTGRYANRMYAYEPNDIKLLISNVKKAKKLLKSEL
- the tspan13b gene encoding tetraspanin-13b is translated as MGCAGFTCSKHSLCALNILFVMVSLLMIGIAAWGKWFGLVSSFQVVGGVIGVGVFLFFVALAGLIGAMKHHQVLLFFYMIILFMVFIVQFSVSSACLAINKEQQDHLLEVGWNNSRSTQRDVEKSLNCCGFRQLDLNATCDAACFPNHSCLPCAGKIQEHADEVLRFVGGTGLFFSFTEIVGVWLTYRYRNQKDPRANPSAFL